One Malania oleifera isolate guangnan ecotype guangnan chromosome 10, ASM2987363v1, whole genome shotgun sequence genomic region harbors:
- the LOC131167037 gene encoding 17.6 kDa class I heat shock protein-like: protein MSIIPSFFGGRRSSTVDPFSLDVWDAFEGWPFTGTVANVPSSAREAFNFVNPRIDWKETSEAHILKADLPGLRKEEVKVEVEDGRVLQISGERSREEEEKTDKWHRVERSVGKFVRRFRMPENAKMDQVKATMENGVLSVVVPKEEEKKPEVKAIEISG from the coding sequence ATGTCGATCATTCCGAGTTTTTTCGGCGGCCGGCGAAGCAGTACCGTCGACCCTTTCTCTCTGGACGTGTGGGACGCCTTCGAGGGGTGGCCGTTCACCGGCACCGTTGCGAACGTGCCTTCGTCTGCTCGCGAAGCCTTCAATTTCGTGAACCCGCGGATCGATTGGAAGGAGACGTCGGAAGCACACATATTGAAGGCGGATCTGCCGGGGCTGAGAAAGGAGGAAGTGAAGGTGGAGGTTGAAGACGGGAGAGTGCTGCAAATAAGTGGGGAGAGGAGcagagaggaggaggagaagacgGATAAGTGGCACCGGGTGGAGAGGTCCGTAGGGAAATTTGTTCGGAGATTCAGGATGCCGGAGAACGCGAAGATGGATCAGGTGAAGGCGACCATGGAGAACGGGGTGCTGAGCGTTGTTGTGCccaaggaggaggagaagaagccCGAGGTGAAGGCCATTGAGATCTCCGGGTGA